A region of Panicum virgatum strain AP13 chromosome 8N, P.virgatum_v5, whole genome shotgun sequence DNA encodes the following proteins:
- the LOC120686469 gene encoding uncharacterized protein LOC120686469: MVPLIEETRADLCSALEGIKHAPAADVVRMEQLASDQAIFSIAVAEEISAPTPLGVAPLPSPASSSCGAAPAPPPPPSTATAANHLRPELPRSSPGLPVVHRPPVAGGVPAASPRRRRNPPPPLGFPTPPPPSSKVAGGHRTQATSHHELRPLLPSTGKMNSSGGALLLQLASHSRARGIDFSDPNAPQRDQVYAPKNADVLVLTDRKPRHISDLGRTGKSYLIGSVLKAEGVDGTVVRLSRRPEEGLPLVAVFLINMTTYNRIQNAVDVHADACWNKSIVEKMLNPMIGQGYNVSSSVLPSCLLDGDLGAHEKFELNDSQLKAVHDCVSAVREPTCSVRLIKGPPGTGKTKTISALLWSMLIKNHRTVTCAPTNTAVVEVASRVLRRLIEESSGGGCKKCFLSDVVLFGNEDRMGADGDLKRIFMESRIGRLRRCLVPWSGWTHCLSSMLGLLEHPLVQYERYTEGIKNDINKLISEEKEVRDDLVSRMKNEEVQTSSRKEKIKELQKKLQEVQKSIQEIEKNKMSFKTHFQSNYKRLEEDLRSCVEIFCDDLPRSATSEENFCCMAEVPPLLNAFAELVQSESDEHLRTLFDSDEDGTDRSLFRNFLTHVHDGVNFELKQARSSCLLKLKHLSAHFELPELFDSRTIEEFLLQRAKIVLCTASSSYRLHYQQKAQPFEVLVVDEAAQLKECESLIPLQLPGVRQAVLIGDECQLPALVKSKVCADAGFGRSLFKRLTSLGQPKHLLNVQYRMHPWISKFPIESFYGGEIADGPNVLNRDYERRYLTGPMYGPYSFINIDGGTESTGKHDRSLINPVEAAAVARIVQMLSRESVGTRREVRVGVVSPYKGQVLAIQEKLAVAGAYAMHDGFSVKVRSVDGFQGAEEDVIIFSAVRSNTTGKIGFLADINRTNVALTRAKHCLWIVGNAKTLASCKSIWRQIVADAKDRGRFFDAEDDEDLSNAIKAAIDLDEVESLQKFDGLRIVGGGDGSRSGGAMVTSLPN, encoded by the exons ATGGTGCCGTTGATCGAGGAGACCCGCGCGGACCTCTGCTCGGCGCTGGAGGGCATCAAGCACGCGCCGGCGGCCGATGTGGTCAGGATGGAGCAGCTCGCCAGTGACCAGGCCATCTTCAGCATCGCCGTCGCAGAAGAAATTTCCGCCCCCACCCCCCTCGGTGTTGCTCCCCTGCCCTCCCCCGCCAGCTCCAGCTGCGGCGCCGCTccggcacctccgccgccgccctccaccgccaccgccgctaaTCACCTCCGACCCGAGCTCCCCCGCTCTAGTCCTGGCCTACCGGTTGTCCACCGACCTccagtggccggcggcgtcccagccgcctcgccgcgccgccgtcgcaacccgcctccgccgctgggcTTCCCTACCCCCCCACCTCCCTCTTCTAAGGTCGCCGGTGGCCACCGGACTCAGGCAACCTCCCACCACGAACTCCGGCCGTTGCTTCCCTCAACGGGGAAGATGAACAGTAGCGGCGGCGCCCTTCTGCTACAGCTTGCATCCCACTCGCGCGCGCGAGGAATAGATTTTTCCGATCCCAACGCGCCCCAGCGTGATCAGGTCTACGCCCCCAAGAACGCCGACGTGCTGGTGCTGACAGATCGGAAGCCCAGGCACATCTCGGACCTGGGGCGGACGGGGAAGTCCTACCTGATCGGCTCGGTGCTCAAAGCTGAGGGCGTCGACGGCACGGTCGTGCGGCTGTCGCGTAGGCCTGAGGAAGGGCTGCCCCTTGTCGCGGTGTTTCTGATCAACATGACCACGTACAATCGCATACAGAATGCTGTGGATGTGCACGCTGACGCGTGCTGGAACAAGAGCATCGTTGAGAAGATGCTCAATCCAATG ATTGGCCAAGGGTACAATGTGTCGTCGTCAGTGCTGCCTTCCTGTCTTCTGGATGGGGACCTTGGTGCTCATGAAAAGTTCGAGCTCAACGACTCGCAACTGAAGGCCGTGCACGACTGCGTTTCAGCAGTGCGGGAACCGACGTGCTCCGTGCGCCTGATCAAGGGCCCTCCTGGGACGGGGAAGACGAAGACCATCAGCGCGCTCCTGTGGTCCATGCTGATCAAGAACCACAGGACAGTGACCTGCGCCCCGACGAACAccgcggtggtggaggtggcttCTCGAGTCCTCAGACGTCTCATCGAGGAGTCCTCCGGCGGAGGTTGCAAGAAGTGCTTCCTGAGTGATGTCGTGCTCTTCGGCAACGAGGACAGGATGGGCGCGGACGGGGACCTAAAAAGGATTTTCATGGAGTCCCGTATTGGCCGCCTGCGTCGGTGCTTGGTGCCATGGTCAGGGTGGACACACTGTCTGAGTTCTATGCTCGGTCTTCTTGAGCATCCTTTGGTTCAGTATGAAAGGTATACTGAAGGCATAAAAAATGACATAAATAAATTGATCTCAGAAGAAAAGGAGGTAAGGGATGATCTTGTCAGTAGGATGAAGAACGAGGAAGTGCAAACTTCatccagaaaagaaaaaatcaaaGAATTACAGAAAAAGCTACAGGAAGTACAGAAAAGTATACAGGAAATAGAGAAAAATAAAATGTCGTTCAAAACCCACTTTCAGAGTAACTACAAACGTCTGGAGGAAGATTTGCGCAGCTGTGTGGAGATTTTCTGCGATGATCTTCCCAGATCTGCAACCTCTGAAGAAAACTTTTGCTGCATGGCTGAGGTTCCGCCCTTGCTCAATGCGTTTGCAGAGCTTGTACAATCTGAATCTGATGAACACTTGCGAACCCTGTTTGATAGTGACGAGGATGGAACAGACCGTTCTTTGTTCAGGAATTTTTTGACCCATGTGCACGACGGAGTGAATTTTGAGCTGAAGCAGGCAAGGTCTTCATGTCTTCTGAAGCTAAAACACCTGTCTGCTCACTTTGAGCTGCCAGAATTATTCGACAGCCGAACGATCGAAGAATTCTTGCTTCAGAGGGCAAAGATCGTGCTCTGCACAGCATCGAGTTCTTACCGCCTGCACTACCAGCAGAAGGCCCAGCCGTTCGAGGTCCTCGTCGTGGACGAGGCAGCGCAGCTTAAGGAGTGCGAGTCGCTGATACCTCTGCAGCTCCCTGGCGTCCGTCAAGCCGTTCTCATCGGTGATGAGTGTCAGCTTCCGGCACTGGTGAAAAGCAAG GTTTGTGCCGATGCAGGATTCGGAAGAAGCCTGTTCAAGAGGCTGACATCCCTGGGGCAGCCCAAGCACCTCCTCAACGTGCAGTACAGAATGCACCCATGGATCAGCAAGTTCCCTATCGAGAGCTTCTACGGTGGCGAGATAGCCGACGGCCCAAACGTCCTGAACAGAGACTACGAGAGGAGGTACCTGACCGGCCCCATGTACGGCCCCTACTCCTTCATCAACATCGACGGCGGCACTGAGAGCACCGGCAAGCACGACCGCAGCCTGATCAACCCCGTCGAGGCAGCGGCGGTAGCCCGGATCGTGCAGATGCTGTCCAGAG AGTCGGTTGGCACGAGGAGGGAGGTCCGCGTGGGCGTGGTGTCGCCGTACAAGGGCCAGGTGCTCGCCATCCAGGAgaagctcgccgtcgccggggcgTACGCGATGCACGACGGGTTCTCGGTGAAGGTGCGGTCCGTGGACGGGTTCCAGGGTGCCGAGGAGGACGTGATCATCTTCTCCGCCGTCCGGAgcaacaccaccggcaagatcgGCTTCCTCGCCGACATCAACCGCACTAACGTCGCGCTGACCCGGGCCAA GCATTGCCTGTGGATCGTGGGCAACGCGAAGACGCTGGCGAGCTGCAAGAGCATCTGGCGGCAGATCGTGGCCGACGCCAAGGACCGGGGCCGCTTCTTCGacgccgaggacgacgaggacctCTCCAACGCCATCAAGGCCGCCATCGACCTGGACGAGGTGGAGAGTCTGCAGAAGTTCGATGGCCTGCGTATCGTTGGTGGTGGTGATGGGTCGCGGTCAGGGGGTGCGATGGTGACATCGCTTCCAAATTGA